A window from Bactrocera dorsalis isolate Fly_Bdor unplaced genomic scaffold, ASM2337382v1 BdCtg210, whole genome shotgun sequence encodes these proteins:
- the LOC105228021 gene encoding bromodomain-containing protein 4, translated as MRFLTLTLVACATLGAVSADVSHLAKHYIPPRMMMPPVVGGSAAHMSPSNGMRLTHRGEHTVTTIEKQELRELPTQTEYLRPGQVPYGIGGNMENHHGPSDMRAAEHGVEKPLAMMMPRELLSPPPAPTATEPIKQEQMTTVAPSKQYLAPVMSEMSEGQMRQHSDMPSRQYLAPERSEMAEGQMRQQPSRQYLAPARSEMNEEQMRHHDDMPSKQYLAPPMMEMQQQRQVSAASMPSRQYLAPMVKDQKQEQTEQQPQQQQPQPQQQQQAQQQQQPQEQQQQPTPAAPSRQYLTPMLMQMRDQMHEMPAMSAPSRQYLAPAPTMSASNEQHLQQQSAPAPQYLPPQQQMHEMPVNQYLAPHSSDSHAMTMQQLVQQKQMAPEATQAPATHYLPPAMQMQRELVAPPMAPVASPMQPSREYLSPFGEAENVAEAAQEVAEMFDDQSAQQPMPPAAEGEEEPANYYLPPQSVDAQSINYQQYGAPSQSEPLTPVDFVRQHQQLMTQYNGVPDAPVSFAQFQSINSAEPTLQTVAEPTPAHYLADDGYHYRDGGNSNVLSNGNDDARRFRVRH; from the exons ATG CGTTTTCTCACTTTGACGCTTGTCGCATGTGCCACTTTAGGCGCTGTCAGCGCAGATGTCTCACACTTGGCCAAACACTATATACCGCCAAGAATGATGATGCCACCTGTTGTGGGCGGCAGTGCAGCGCACATGAGCCCGAGTAACGGTATGCGCTTAACTCACCGCGGGGAGCACACTGTGACCACGATTGAGAAGCAGGAATTGCGCGAGTTGCCAACACAAACGGAATATCTGCGACCGGGACAGGTGCCTTATGGCATCGGTGGCAACATGGAAAACCACCATGGACCAAGTGACATGCGCGCAGCTGAACATGGTGTCGAGAAACCGCTGGCGATGATGATGCCAAGAGAATTGTTATCACCACCACCGGCGCCAACAGCAACCGAACCAATCAAACAAGAACAGATGACAACTGTTGCACCTAGTAAACAGTATTTGGCGCCTGTGATGAGCGAAATGAGCGAGGGACAGATGAGGCAGCATAGTGACATGCCTTCGAGGCAGTACTTGGCACCAGAGCGTAGCGAAATGGCCGAGGGACAGATGAGGCAGCAGCCTTCGAGGCAGTACTTGGCACCAGCGAGGAGCGAAATGAACGAGGAACAGATGAGACATCATGATGATATGCCATCAAAGCAGTACTTGGCACCACCTATGAtggaaatgcaacaacaaaggcaAGTAAGCGCGGCAAGTATGCCCAGCAGACAGTATTTGGCGCCAATGGTGAAAGATCAAAAGCAAGAGCAGACAGAGCAACAACCTCAACAGCAACAGCCACAAccccagcaacagcaacaagctcagcaacagcaacaaccgcaagaacagcagcaacaaccaaCACCAGCAGCACCATCGCGCCAATATCTAACACCAATGCTGATGCAAATGCGAGACCAAATGCATGAAATGCCTGCAATGAGTGCACCAAGCAGACAATACTTGGCGCCAGCACCCACAATGTCAGCCAGCAACGAACAACATTTGCAGCAGCAATCAGCGCCAGCACCACAGTACTTGCCACCACAGCAGCAGATGCACGAAATGCCCGTCAATCAATATTTAGCGCCACATTCCAGCGACAGCCATGCCATGACAATGCAACAGCTGGTGCAACAAAAACAGATGGCACCTGAAGCAACACAAGCACCAGCCACCCACTACTTGCCACCCGCAATGCAAATGCAACGCGAGTTAGTCGCACCGCCAATGGCGCCGGTAGCATCACCAATGCAGCCATCGCGTGAATATCTCAGTCCCTTCGGCGAAGCTGAAAACGTTGCTGAAGCCGCGCAAGAAGTCGCCGAAATGTTCGATGACCAGTCGGCACAACAACCGATGCCACCAGCAGCAGAAGGCGAGGAAGAGCCCGCTAACTACTACCTACCGCCACAGTCCGTGGACGCGCAGTCAATCAACTATCAGCAATACGGGGCGCCATCACAGTCGGAACCCTTGACACCTGTGGATTTTGTGCGTCAACATCAACAGTTGATGACGCAGTACAATGGTGTACCCGACGCGCCAGTATCTTTCGCTCAATTTCAATCGATAAACAGCGCGGAACCCACTTTACAAACGGTGGCTGAGCCTACACCGGCACATTACTTAGCCGATGATGGTTATCATTATCGCGATGGCGGCAACAGTAATGTACTCAGCAACGGTAATGACGATGCACGCCGCTTTCGTGTGAGACACTGA